In Patescibacteria group bacterium, a genomic segment contains:
- the rplJ gene encoding 50S ribosomal protein L10 — translation MAKNKVQKEEALKEAKDRLKSSKLTIITSYKNLPVSQVEKIRKELREQGIFYKVIKKTILKLAASENIDESAIDDTKGNLTVAFGNDEVAAARILAKFAKENEGLEIHGGWLEDKFMSKSQVEELSKILSKEELLSKLLRTMNNPMTGFVNVLSGNMRGLVNVLKAISEKK, via the coding sequence ATGGCAAAAAATAAAGTACAGAAAGAAGAAGCATTAAAAGAAGCCAAGGATAGACTTAAATCATCAAAGCTTACTATTATTACTTCTTATAAAAATTTACCAGTAAGTCAGGTTGAAAAAATTAGAAAAGAATTAAGAGAACAGGGTATTTTTTATAAAGTTATAAAAAAGACTATTTTGAAATTGGCAGCATCTGAAAATATTGATGAATCAGCTATAGATGATACAAAGGGTAATCTTACAGTAGCATTTGGAAATGATGAAGTTGCAGCTGCAAGAATACTTGCAAAATTTGCAAAAGAAAATGAAGGATTGGAAATACATGGTGGTTGGCTAGAAGATAAATTTATGAGCAAAAGCCAAGTAGAAGAATTATCAAAGATATTAAGCAAAGAAGAGTTATTGTCAAAACTTTTAAGAACAATGAACAACCCAATGACAGGATTTGTAAATGTATTAAGTGGCAATATGCGTGGACTTGTAAATGTTTTAAAAGCTATATCTGAAAAGAAATAA